The Kribbella sp. HUAS MG21 genome includes the window CATGCGGCGCCGGCTCGACCTCGCGGGCTCGCTGATCGCGCACCCGAAGGTGCTGTTCCTCGACGAGCCGACGACCGGCCTGGACCCGCGCTCGCGGCTCGACCTGTGGCAGATCATCCGCGACCGGGTCCGCGAGGGCGTCACGATCCTGCTCACCACGCAGTACCTCGAGGAGGCCGACGAGCTGGCCGACAGCATCGCGGTGGTGGACCACGGCTCGGTGATCGCCCGCGGTACGGCGGACGAGCTCAAGGCGAAGGTCGGCGGCGAGCGGATCGAGGTCGTCGTGCACGACCCGGGCGACACCACCCGCGCGCTGGAGCTGCTGACCGCCGCGCTCGGGATCGCGGATCCGGAGTCGACCACGCTCGAGGAGCACACCCGCCGGATCACGGTGCCGGCGCCGGGCGGCTCGAGTGCGCTGGTCGAGGTGATCCGGACGCTGGACGCCGCCGGGATCCGGATCGCCGACATCGGCCTGCGGCGGCCGACGCTGGACGACGTTTTCCTCAGCCTGACCGGGCACGAGGCCGAGCAGAAGGAGTCGTTGTGAGTACGCAGTCGCCTGCCCGGGTGAATCCGGTCGCCCGGGCGTTGTCCGATGCCGGGGTGCTCGCCTGGCGGAGCCTGAAGCGGATCCCGCGGACGCCGGACATGCTGATCTACGCGACCATCCAGCCGATCATGTTCGTGCTGCTGTTCGCGTACGTGTTCGGGAACGCGATCCCGATCCCGGGGTTCCCCGGCGCGCGGGCGTACCGGGAGTTCCTGATGTCCGGGATCTTCGCGCAGACGATGGCGTTCGCGGTCGCGTCGGCGAGTGTGGGGCTCGCCGACGACATGTCGAAGGGGCTCATCGACCGCTTCCGGTCGTTGCCGATGGCAAGGTCCGGGGTGATCGCCGGCCGGGTGGTCGGCGACCTGGTGTTCAACGCGTTCGTGATGCTGGTGATGGTGCTCTGCGGGTTCATCGTCGGCTGGCGCTGGCACAACGGGTTCGGCCAGGCGCTGGCGGCGTTCGCGATCCTGCTGCTGTTCGCGTTCGCGATGCTCTGGGTCGGGGCGCTGATCGGGCTGTCGGTCGGCGGTCCCGAGGTGGCGGCCTCGGCCGGGCTGATCTGGCTGTTCCCGCTGACCTTTCTGTCGAACGCGTTCGTCCCGACGCCGAACCTGCCCAGCGGCCTGCAACCGGTCGCCGAGTGGAACCCGATCTCCTCGATCGTCGCCGCCTGCCGGCACCTGTTCGGGAACCCGTCGCCGTTCGCCAGCCCGGACGGCTTCCCCGCGCAGCACCCGGTGTGGCTGTCGCTGATCTGGTGTGCCGTGATCATCGCGGTCTTCGCGCCGCTCGCGGTCCGCAAGTACCGCAGCGCGACGACGCACTGATCCCCGGACACTGCCTGGGGACCGCGGACATCTGACCAGGTGTCCGCGGTCCCCGTCAGCTGTCCACGGTGGGGCTGACGACGGTACGGCGTGACTCAAAAAGCAAGCGCCCCGGTGGTTGTCCACCGGGGCGCTGGAAGCTTTGGTGGAGTCAGCCGGTGAAGGGTTCCGCGGCGACGATCTCGACGGTCACGTCCTTGCCGTTCGGGGCCTCGTAGGTGGCCTTGTCGCCCTTCTTCTTGCCGAGGATCGCGGCGCCCAGCGGAGACTGCGGCGAGTAGACGTCGATGTCCACCGACGCGTCCAGGGCGAGCAGCTCGCGGGAGCCGAGCAGGAACGTCTCGACGTCGTCGTCACCGGCGAACTTGATCGACACCTTCATGCCCGGCTCGATCTTGCCGCCGGCCTTCGGGGTCTCGCCGACCCGCGCCCGCCGGAGCATGTCCTCCAGCTGCCGGATCCGGGCCTCGATCTTGCCCTGCTCGTCCTTCGCGGCGTGGTAGCCGCCGTTCTCCTTGAGGTCGCCCTCGTCCCTGGCCTCGCTGATCCGCTGGGTGATCTCGGCACGGGCAGGGCCCTTCAGGTGCTCGAGCTCCGACTTCAGCTGGTCGTAACCGTCCTGCGTCAGCCAGACAACGCTGTCCTCGTCGATCTTCTGCGTCACGGGCTGCTCCTTGTGTCGGTGGGATGGGCAGGAAAATACTGCTGGCCGCCGTCGTCGACGGCGACCATTCCAACGAGCGTAGCAAGAGACCGCCGATCACGCAGGGGTCCCAACGGTCCACAAACGCCTGGAAAACGTTTGCTCGGCGGCATTACGCCGATCGCGGAAAGTTTCCGGGCAATCGGTTGCCGTCAGACCCGCGATTGACCCCTGACCTGCACTTTCCTACGCTCCCCGGAAAACGGCGCGGGGCGGGCGGGGGACGTGGTGGAGCTGACAACGAGTGCCGGTCGGCGCAGGTGGCTGTGGACCGCGGGCATCGCCGTGCTCGCGCTCGTGGCGGCGACGATCACCTGGATCGCCACGGGCCGCGGTGACGACGACGTACCGGCAGCCTCTCCGACGGTCAGCGCGACGCCGAGCGAAGAGCAGATGCTGGCCGCCGTCGACACGGTGCTGAAGACGCGAGCATCCGCAGTACTGACCGGCCAACTGTCGCAGTACCTGCAGAACGTCGACCCGGCGAACCAGCAGCTCCGGCAACGCGACCAGCAGGTGTTCGCCAACCTGCGCAAGCTCGGCCTAGCGCGACTGAGCTACCAGGTCGACACCAACTGGGCTCCGGAGCCGCAGGAACAGCACGGGCCGAGCGCCCGCGCACTGCGCGTGCTGATGCAGCTACAGGTCGCCGGTATCGACGCGACTCCGCGCGCCACCTCCCTCGGCTACACCTTCGCCGAGCGCGACGGCCGCTGGCTGCTGGTCGACGACGACGATCTCGCGGCCGAGTCGGACCTGAACGCGTACCGCGAACCCTGGGACCTCGGCGCGATCGAGGTCGCCCGCCGGCCCGGCGTGCTGGTCGTCGTACCGGCCGCCGAACGCCGCAACGGCGAACGCCTCGCCCGGGAGTCGCAGCTGGCCTTCCCGACGGTGCGCGCGATCACCCGGCGTACGCAGGCGGGGATTCTGGTCATCGCGATGGCCGACAGCCGCTCGATGTCCGCCGAATGGCGCACCGGCGGGCATCCGGCCGCCGCCGTGGCCGTGCGCAACTTCGCCCCGGCGAACCCGGAGGCGAGCGAGTTCGAGGTGACCGGCAGCCGGGTGGTCATCAACCCCGACCAGCGCACCAAGGCCGGACGGTTGCTGCTGGCGCACGAGTTCACGCATGCGGCGATGGAGCCGCTCGGCGACCGGGCGCCGAGCTGGCTGGTCGAAGGACTCGCGATGTACGTCGAGAACGAGCTCGCCGCGCGCAACGGGTACCGGGAGGAGCTCGCCGACCAGCGCCGCGAGTTGCTGCGCGAGAAGATCCCGGCACTGGTGGTGCTCCCGATCGACGGCGTCTTCCACGGCGACTACGACGAGGACAGCTACGGCGTCAGCTGGGTGATCGTCGAGTACCTCGTGACGAAGTACGGGCAGCGGACCGTGAATGCGCTGTACGCCGACCTCGCGCGCGGCCCCGACGATCCCGCCGTTCGGGAGCAGGTACTGCGCAAGCACCTGAAAGTCGGCGAGACCGCACTGGTCGCCGCGCTCAAGAAGTCCTAGCGCGGGCGGTGCTGGTCGGCCGTCGTACAGCCGATCAGGACGACCGAGGTCGCCGACCGTTGCGTCGTCAGGGTCACCGGGACCACCTGGTCGCGCGGGGAGTCGGCCGGCACCGTGACGCTCACCTCGCCGACGATCGAGAAGTCCGCCGCCTTGGCCTGCAACCGGCAGACCGCCTCCACCGACTCGTTCCGGTCGACCTTGACCGTGGCCTTGGCGCTCGTCGGCGACACGATCTCGAACCCCTGCAGCTGCGACTGCACCGGCGGGTGCGACTGCGCCCAGGCGACCCAGACCAGCCACGCGAGGCCGGCCAGCGCGACCACGGCCACCGCCGCGACGATCAGCGGCCGGCGCGAGCGTCCGGTCCTTCCGTACCGGGCGTTCAGGTCGGCGGTGGGGGACGGGGAGGAGTCGGTCACAGGTGCGTCCAGGGGGTCGGTCGTGGGTTTTGCGCGGGGTTGGAGGACCATTGTGTCTTGTGAGTGGAGATCTGCGGTTGTTGCATGTGCACGCCCACCCGGACGACGAGTCGAGCAAGGGAGCCGCGTCGACCGCGCGGTACGTGGCCGAGGGCGTGGAGGTGATGGTCGCCACGTGTACCGGCGGGGAGCGCGGATCGATCCTGAACCCGAAGATGGACCGCCCCGAGGTGCTGGCGAACATCACCGAGATCCGCCGCCGGGAGATGGACACGGCGCGCGAGATCCTCGGGATCCGGCAGGAGTGGCTGGGCTGGGTGGACTCCGGGTTCCCGGAGGGCGACCCGCTGCCGCCGCTGCCGGAGGGCTGCTTCGGCCTGCAGAAGGTCGACGACGCGGCCGCCCCGCTGGTGAAGCTGATCCGCGAGTTCCGCCCGCAGGTCGTCACGACGTACGACGAGAACGGCGGCTACCCGCACCCGGACCACGTGATGTGCCACCAGATCACGGTGGCCGCGTTCGAGGCCGCGGGGGACAAGGACGCCTACCCGGAGCTCGGCGAGCCGTGGCAGCCGCTGAAGCTGTACTACCACCACACGTTCCACTACGAGCGGATGAAGGCGCTGCACGACGGGATGCTCGCGCGCGGCCTCGAGTCGCCGTACGCCGAGCGGCTGAAGGACTGGAAGCCCGACCCGGAGAACGAGCGCCGGATCACCACCCGGGTCGAGTGCGCGAAGTACTTCGAGGTGCGGGACCGGGCGCTGCTCGCGCACGCGACCCAGATCGACCCGGACGGCGCCTGGTTCGCCGTACCGCTGGAGGTGCACCAGGCGGCCTGGCCGACCGAGGACTACGAGCTGGCGCGCAGTCTGGTCGACTCCGAGCTGCCCGAGGACGACCTGTTCGCGGGGCTCCGCTGACGGGCGGCGCGGACAATGAGAGAATGGTGGCGTGACAGCGATGATCTCCCTTCAGACGGCCGAGATCGACCCCGACGTCGTGAAGCCGGGATGGATCGCGCTCCTGATCGTGCTCGCGCTCGCTGTCGCCACGTTCCTGCTGTGGCGCAACATGGGCAAGCAGCTGAAGCGGATCGACGTGGACCGCGATGGTGCGGACGACCCAGCACCGTCCGGCGGCCCAGCGAGTCCGGACGACTCGCAGTCCCCGGCTGGCGGTGCGGAGCCGAAGACTTCGGAAGCGACCCCGAAGACCCCGGACCGGACATCGAGTGAAACACCCTGATCACGACCTGGTGTCGGACTGGGCTGCCCACCTGTTTCTGACCCTATAGTGAGCCGGTGACCGCGACCCGCGCTGCCAGGCACCGGATGCCTGGACGTCTGGTCGCGGGCGGCGTGGCGGCGGCCGCCGTCGCGTCGGCGGCGCTGGTGGTCGCGATGTACGCCGCCGACAGCGAGCCGAGCCTGTCCGGCGGGATCGGCGGGCCAGGGCCGTTCGTGTCCTGGCTGTCGCCGCTGCTCCGGTTGGTGTCCACGCTGGCCACCGTCGGGTGTGCGGGCGCGCTGCTCGCGGCCGTCGTACTGCTGCGCCTCGAAGGCGGTCCGCTCGGCGTCCAGGGGCGTCGCGCGGTCCGGGACGCGAGCAACTCGGCGATCATCTGGGCGGTGTGCGCGTTCGCCGGTGCCGTGGTGACCGCGGCGCTGCTGCTGAACACCCCGGTGCGGCTGCTTCGGTTGCGGCTGGACGACGCGCTCGGCGTCCCCGAGGTGAAGGCGTTCCTGATCACGGGCATCCTGGTGCTCGCGCTGGCGATCGGCATCCGCCGCGTGCAGACGTCGTCGGCGGCCGGGCTCGGCGTGCTGGTCGCGATCGCGGCGCTGGTCCCGAACGCGGTCACGGCGTACCCGAGGAACGAGTCGTACGTCGTCATCGCCGGCGCCGCACTGGTGATCCACGTGATCGCGGCGACCACCTGGATCGGCGGGCTCGCGGGCCTGGTCCGCTACGGGCGGGCGAGCCGCAACGGGCTGCCGCTGGTGATGGAGCGGTACGGCCAGGTCGCGGTGATCTCGGCGATCGCCGTAGTGCTCAGCGGCCTCCTGAGCGCCGCCGGCCGCCTGGCCGCGAAGGGCGGCGGCTGGGGCTCGGTCACCGACGCGGTCACCGCGGACACGTACGGCGCCCTCCTGCTCGCGAAGATCGCCGCGTTCCTGCTCCTGGTCCTCCTCGCCGCGATCCACCGCGCCTACTCGCGCAACGGCCTCGCCGAAGGCACACACCCCTTCTGGCGCATCGTCGCGGTAGAACTCCTCACGATGTCCGCCACACTCGGCCTGTCGGTAGCGCTGTCCCAGACCGCCTAGTCCGGTGCCCGCCGGCGGGAGCATACGGTGGGGGTATGGCGAACGAGCTCGGGCGGTCGACCAGTCCTTATCTGCGGCAGCATGCGGGCAACCCTGTCGAGTGGCGGGAGTGGTCGGAGGAGGCGTTCGCCGAGGCGCGGGAGCGGGACGTGCCGGTGTTCCTCTCGGTCGGGTACTCCGCCTGTCACTGGTGTCACGTGATGGCGCACGAGTCGTTCGAGGACGCCGAGACCGCGGCGTACCTGAGCGCGCACTTCGTCAGCGTGAAGGTCGACCGCGAGGAGCGGCCGGACGTCGACGCGATCTACATGGCCGCGACCGTGGCGATGACCGGGCAGGGCGGCTGGCCGATGTCGGTGTTCCTGACGCCGGCGGGGGAGCCGTTCTTCTGCGGGACGTACTTCCCGAAGGACTCCCGCGCGGGGATGGCGTCGTTCCGGCAGGTGCTGGAGGCGATCACCGACGCGTGGCAGCACCGGCGCGAACAGCTCGACGGGATCGGGAAGAGCGTTGTCGAGCAGCTCGGCGCGCAGCAGCCCGCCGGCCGGGAGACGGTCGACCTCGCACGGGCCGTGCAGGTGCTGAAGACGGACTTCGACCCGGTCGACGCCGGCTTCGGGCGGGCGCCGAAGTTCCCGCCGTCCATGGTGCTCGACTTCCTGCTCCGCCATCACCGCCGGACCGGTGACGAGGACGCGCTCGCGATGGTCGCGCACACCTGCGACCGGATGGCCCGCGGCGGCATGTACGACCAGCTCGCCGGCGGCTTCGCGCGGTACTCCGTCGACGGTCAGTGGATCGTGCCGCACTTCGAGAAGATGCTGTACGACAACGCGCTGCTCCTGGACGTCTACACGCACTGGTGGACGATCGGCGCCGACCCGCTGGCGAAGCGCATCGCCGAGGAGACCGCGGACTTCCTGCTCGCCGAGCTCCGTACGCCGGAAGGCGGCTTCGCCTCCGCCCTCGACGCCGACACCGAGGGCGAGGAGGGCAAGTACTACGTCTGGACGCCCGAGGAACTGCGCGCCGCGACCGACGACGCCGACTGGGTCATCGACCTGTGCGACGTGACCGGGACCTTCGAGCACGGTACGTCGGTCCTCCAGTTGCGGCAGGACCCGGACGATCCCGAGCGGTGGGCGCGTGTCCGCGAGACGCTCAAGCAGGCCCGCAGCGCTCGCACCTACCCCGGCCGCGACGACAAGGTGGTCGCGGCGTGGAACGGGCTGGCGATCACGGCCCTGACCCGCGCGGGCATCGTGCTCGACAGGCCGCAGTACGTCGAGGCAGCCGAGCGCGCCGCGCGGCTGATCCGCGACGTGCACCTGGAGGGTGACCGGCTCTACCGGACGTCGCGGGACGGCGAGCGCGGCAGCGCGGACGGCGTACTCGAGGACTATGCGGCGTTCGCCCAGGGCTGCCTGACGTTGCTCGGGGCAACGGGAGACGTGGAGTGGTTCCGTACCGCGGAGGCTTTGCTGGGCAGGGTTCTGGCGCAGTTCGTTGCTGACGGCTCCTACTTCGACACAGCGGCGGATGCCGAGCAACTGGTGTGGCGGCCGCAGGACGCGACCGACAACGCGACGCCGTCCGGCGTGAGTCTGGCGGCGGAGGCGTTCACGACCCTCGCGAGCCTGACCGGATCGGACCGGTACGAGACCGCCGCGCAGCAGGCCCTGCAGGCATCGGCGGCGATCGCGGCCCGGGCGCCGCGGTTCGCCGGACGGGCGTTGGCCGTGGCCGAGACGGTTGCCGGCGGCCCGCTCGAGATCGCGATCGCCGGGGACGAGGGGACCGCGGAGCTCCGGCGGGTGGCCTTCGCCGACGCTCCCTGGGGTACGCCGGTCGTGGCCGGTGCGCTCGGTCTCGCGGTACCGCTGATGGAGGGCCGGGGCCTGGTCGGCGGCCAACCGGCGGCGTACGTGTGTCGGAAATTCACCTGCCGCCTCCCGGTGACGTTGCCGGAACACCTTCGCCGCGAGTTGCGCACCGCGGGCTGACCGCCCGGCGGGTGCGGGTTTTCCCTGTCGTTTCGGCGGAATCCCTTGACGCGGGGGCGGCGGACGGCAACAGTCGATCCTCAGCCGGATGTAACAGAACTCGCATGTACCGACACGAAGTGTCACAAATGAGGCAGTGACACTGTTGCGTCAGCGTCCGGCGCGTCCCCAACTGAATTCGGTCGCTGCGCCCAAACAGCGACCACACCGTGAGGAGATGTTGTCTTGAAACGACTGACATCAGCAGGGGCGGTGGCCGTGGTCGCGGCGGCGGGTCTGGCCGCGTCCTTCACCGCTTCGACCGCGGGTGCCGCCGACCGGACGGCTCCGCTCCCGGCATCCGGCTTCAACCAGCCGGCCGCCGTCCAGGCCGAGCAGGCGCTGACCGCGCGGACGGCCGCCGCCCTCGGACTCGGCTCCGGCGAGCAGCTCAAGGTCCGCGACGTGGTCAAGGACCCGGACGGTACGGAGTACGTCCGCTACGACCGGACCTTCAACGGCCTGCGGGTCGTCGGGGGTGACCTGATCGTCAAGCGCAAGGGCGAGGCGATCGGGCAGGTCACCTACAACCGCGGCGCCAAGTCGGTCGGCGTCGCCAC containing:
- the greA gene encoding transcription elongation factor GreA; this encodes MTQKIDEDSVVWLTQDGYDQLKSELEHLKGPARAEITQRISEARDEGDLKENGGYHAAKDEQGKIEARIRQLEDMLRRARVGETPKAGGKIEPGMKVSIKFAGDDDVETFLLGSRELLALDASVDIDVYSPQSPLGAAILGKKKGDKATYEAPNGKDVTVEIVAAEPFTG
- a CDS encoding thioredoxin domain-containing protein, with product MANELGRSTSPYLRQHAGNPVEWREWSEEAFAEARERDVPVFLSVGYSACHWCHVMAHESFEDAETAAYLSAHFVSVKVDREERPDVDAIYMAATVAMTGQGGWPMSVFLTPAGEPFFCGTYFPKDSRAGMASFRQVLEAITDAWQHRREQLDGIGKSVVEQLGAQQPAGRETVDLARAVQVLKTDFDPVDAGFGRAPKFPPSMVLDFLLRHHRRTGDEDALAMVAHTCDRMARGGMYDQLAGGFARYSVDGQWIVPHFEKMLYDNALLLDVYTHWWTIGADPLAKRIAEETADFLLAELRTPEGGFASALDADTEGEEGKYYVWTPEELRAATDDADWVIDLCDVTGTFEHGTSVLQLRQDPDDPERWARVRETLKQARSARTYPGRDDKVVAAWNGLAITALTRAGIVLDRPQYVEAAERAARLIRDVHLEGDRLYRTSRDGERGSADGVLEDYAAFAQGCLTLLGATGDVEWFRTAEALLGRVLAQFVADGSYFDTAADAEQLVWRPQDATDNATPSGVSLAAEAFTTLASLTGSDRYETAAQQALQASAAIAARAPRFAGRALAVAETVAGGPLEIAIAGDEGTAELRRVAFADAPWGTPVVAGALGLAVPLMEGRGLVGGQPAAYVCRKFTCRLPVTLPEHLRRELRTAG
- a CDS encoding ATP-binding cassette domain-containing protein, translated to MAAIEATGLVKTFKGRKTTVKALDGIDLDVPEGTVLGLLGPNGAGKTTTVRVLTTLMRPDAGSARVLGHDVVAEADTVRSLVGLSGQYAAVDELLTGRENLWMFGRLYRLSSQQAKARAEELLATFDLTEAADRTLKTYSGGMRRRLDLAGSLIAHPKVLFLDEPTTGLDPRSRLDLWQIIRDRVREGVTILLTTQYLEEADELADSIAVVDHGSVIARGTADELKAKVGGERIEVVVHDPGDTTRALELLTAALGIADPESTTLEEHTRRITVPAPGGSSALVEVIRTLDAAGIRIADIGLRRPTLDDVFLSLTGHEAEQKESL
- a CDS encoding ABC transporter permease, with translation MSTQSPARVNPVARALSDAGVLAWRSLKRIPRTPDMLIYATIQPIMFVLLFAYVFGNAIPIPGFPGARAYREFLMSGIFAQTMAFAVASASVGLADDMSKGLIDRFRSLPMARSGVIAGRVVGDLVFNAFVMLVMVLCGFIVGWRWHNGFGQALAAFAILLLFAFAMLWVGALIGLSVGGPEVAASAGLIWLFPLTFLSNAFVPTPNLPSGLQPVAEWNPISSIVAACRHLFGNPSPFASPDGFPAQHPVWLSLIWCAVIIAVFAPLAVRKYRSATTH
- a CDS encoding DUF4307 domain-containing protein — protein: MTDSSPSPTADLNARYGRTGRSRRPLIVAAVAVVALAGLAWLVWVAWAQSHPPVQSQLQGFEIVSPTSAKATVKVDRNESVEAVCRLQAKAADFSIVGEVSVTVPADSPRDQVVPVTLTTQRSATSVVLIGCTTADQHRPR
- a CDS encoding CopD family protein, whose translation is MTATRAARHRMPGRLVAGGVAAAAVASAALVVAMYAADSEPSLSGGIGGPGPFVSWLSPLLRLVSTLATVGCAGALLAAVVLLRLEGGPLGVQGRRAVRDASNSAIIWAVCAFAGAVVTAALLLNTPVRLLRLRLDDALGVPEVKAFLITGILVLALAIGIRRVQTSSAAGLGVLVAIAALVPNAVTAYPRNESYVVIAGAALVIHVIAATTWIGGLAGLVRYGRASRNGLPLVMERYGQVAVISAIAVVLSGLLSAAGRLAAKGGGWGSVTDAVTADTYGALLLAKIAAFLLLVLLAAIHRAYSRNGLAEGTHPFWRIVAVELLTMSATLGLSVALSQTA
- the mca gene encoding mycothiol conjugate amidase Mca, with the translated sequence MSGDLRLLHVHAHPDDESSKGAASTARYVAEGVEVMVATCTGGERGSILNPKMDRPEVLANITEIRRREMDTAREILGIRQEWLGWVDSGFPEGDPLPPLPEGCFGLQKVDDAAAPLVKLIREFRPQVVTTYDENGGYPHPDHVMCHQITVAAFEAAGDKDAYPELGEPWQPLKLYYHHTFHYERMKALHDGMLARGLESPYAERLKDWKPDPENERRITTRVECAKYFEVRDRALLAHATQIDPDGAWFAVPLEVHQAAWPTEDYELARSLVDSELPEDDLFAGLR